The window CAACATCTCCGGGCGGTCGACGCGGGTCGACCTGCCGTCCATCGTGTTGATCGCGAACGGCCGGAATGGGTCCATCTTCAAGGCGGATCGGATCGTCTCGGCGGTCATGGCTCAGTCCTCCGCCGATTGCTCGCGGACCTGGCCGGCGGCGGCGGGCTCGTCGTATTCGATGCCAGCCAGCATCGCGACGTCCAGGACACGCACGCCGCCCCTTTCGCGGGGATAGATCGTCACCGAACGCTTGCCCTTGGGCAGGGCAGCGAACTCGGGATGGTGCAGATGGATCCACTCCCCGCTAGGGAGAATGACGCTGAACGGCTGAAACGGACTGGCGTGGATCGCCTCGTAAAGATCCTCAGTACGCATCACCTATGCCTCCTCACGTCCCGTCGTCGGCTTCAGACGACCTTTTGGCAAAAATGCCAAAAGGTAGCGGCGGCTATCGCGGCGGCGGTTCCTCGGCAAACCCTCGCGACCTCAGATACTCAACAAGGGCGGCGTCAACAAGCTTCGAGGTGTCCGTTCGGCAGAACACAGCCCCTCGGTCGACCCACCCACGCCACTCAAGGTTTCCCTTGATCGTGAGGGCGACCGGCCGTCTCGCCGGCCCGATAGACTCTGCCTTGGCTTTCCGCTTGGCCACCAGCGTTGTCCTCATGGCGGTCTCCGTGGTCCTAAACGCGGACGCCAGTGTAATCCAGGTCTCTCCACGGTACAACCAGGGGTGATACTTGGCAACCCTCTCGGTGCGTCAAAAATACATACCTGGGTATTGACCTCGGTATGTACCTGGTGATAGTGTCGCTGCAACATGGGGATGTAGAAGAGCAACCCCATGTTGATCAAGACAACGGGCCGAGAAGGTGCGGCCAACACCCTCCCGGCCCTTGGAAAGCCCCCTGATAGCACCAGGAGATTCCCCATGGAGATGCTACGTCATCCCTCGATCGAGGGCAAAGCCCCCGCGCGCTCTGAGGCTGCCGCCCGTTTTGTCAATTTTGACAAAACGATGGCCGACGCCGACGCCGGTGTCAAAAGTGACACCGCTCGCTCTGCGGCGGTTTGTCGAGGAGTTGTTTTCAACTCCTCGACAAAAGCTGACTCCCGAGATGGTGAAACCGCCATCTCGGGAAAGGCCGCAGCCGATGCCATCAGTTTCTCGCCGCTGGCGCTTCGCCAGTTCGTGGAGGCGTTCGTCGAGGCTGGGCGCCTGACGGAGGCGGTCGAGGAGATTCAGGGTGAAAGCTGCCCCTCGCCGGTTCAGTACACGGGCGTTGGCGATGCGTTGCGGGTGGCGTGCCGGATTGCTGCGGGCCGTCCCGCGTGGAAGCGGTTCGATGATGAGCACGTCGTCGACGTCGACGGCTGGCGTGTGGTCGTGACTCCGTCCGACGACGTCGGGGGGTTGGCTCCGGAGGATATCGCCGTCGAGCGCATCGACGACGATGATCCGGCCGCATGGCCGTGCTGGACGGACCAGAGCCGTTGGACGATCAGCGACGCGGACGCGGAGAAGGGGGTGGCACGTGGATAAGCCCATCGCCATGCGTCCTGGGAGTCTGGTTCTTCGTGCGGCGGCGGGTGAGTACCGGGAGTGTCTGAAGCGGTTCCGGCCGGGCACGGCGGCTCCGATGATACCGTTGGGCGAGACCGAGGAAGAGAAGGCGGAGGCCGTGCGGAATCGCGACTGCATCGGCCAGCTTCTGGCCTACGCGTTGATGCAGGTTCACGGCTACTCGCACGACGACATTCCGGAGGCGGCGATCGCGGCCGAGGTCTGCGGCCTTCTCGTGGTGTACGACCCCGCAGACGGTCTTGAAAGTGGCGTTGACGTCCACGTCGTGGACCTGGACCGCGTCATCGGTTTCGGCAAGACGGCCGCTGCCGGGCGAGGGAAGGGGGCCAGCCGTGCGTAACGATCGCGGCCTCAGTGAGGCGAACAAGCGGAGGCTGGAGCGGGCGGCGTTGAAGATCGGCAAGGCAATCCTCGCAGGGGTGCCGTTGAACGGTATCCCGGGGCTCGCGAGCGAGGGTAAGGAGCCGAATCCTCGATTCGGCAAATTTGCCGAGTCGAGAGCGACCCCGTTCCGTTCTCACGTCATCGCCGGATTCCGGACCCCGGAGACCCCGGCCGAGCTGCTGGAGCTACTCCGCATCGTCATCGACACGACCACGCCGTTGCTCGCTTACCCAGGACGCGACGCCAGTGAACTGGAGATCGCGTTTGAGGACGGCAGGCTCGCGACGATTCGGGTGGAGACTGCGTGAACTTCGCAAATCCTCGATTGGGAATTTTTTCCCAATCGAGGGATGAAGGACTGCGGGTCTGATCATCGGGACAAACCGGGGATGACGTGTTAACATCGATGGTCATGCGTCCAGGTGTTGGCTTGCTTACGAGGGAGGGCTTGCGATGGACGAGAATCCGAACGACTTGCTGACGACGGCGGAGGTCGGTGCCGTCATCAACCGCGCGACTTACATGGTGGCTCAGTACATCAACTGGCACGGGCTTCCGGCGACGCGGAGGAGCCACCGGTTGTACGTCCGCAGGTCCGACCTGGACGCGTGGCGGCAGCGGCCGGACATCGCGGAGATGCTGCGGAGGGGCGATGCCGCCAAGGGCGTCGGCCCGACTCCGGCCGAGCGGCGTGAGGCGAAGTCGGCTGCGATGCTGGCTGAGGCCCTTGGACATCCGGCGACGGCGTCCGGGGCGTGAGTCGATCCGCTGGGTGAACCTGGATTCCGGGCACGAGGCCGTTGGGAGACCTGCGGCCTCGTTTCGTTTACGGGGGGTGTATTCCGTGCGAGTTCTGGGCAGCGAAGACCCTGCGGCGTTCGTGGATGCGAGGAAGCCGGGAGAGTCTCGGCCGTGGGATGGCTCCGACCTGGAGTTCCACGAACTCTGCACGATGTTTCCGCCGATGGACGGCGAAGCGTTCGCGATGCTTGTGGAGAGCGTCCGTAAGCATGGGCCGACGCGAACGGTCGTGCTCCATGAGGGGAAGATACTCGACGGACGCCACGCTTACCGCGCCTATCGCGAGGTTGGCGTGGAGTTCAAAGTCCGCGACTGGAACGGCGAGTACGGCACACCGCTCGATTACGTGCTGGCTGAGAATCTCGTGCGTCGCGACTTGACCAAGAGCCAGCGCGCGGCATTGGCGGTAGAGGTTAAGCGGCGAAGGAACGAGGAGTATCAGGGCAATAGCATCGCGAACCTAAATCGGGAGGGGAGGATTCCGAAGGCTTGTCGAGTTGTCAATGTTGACAACTCGACAAGCGACGCGCGCGGTGAGGTAGCAAAAGCATTGAATGTTTCCGCCGGATACATTCATGCGGCCGAGAAGGTGGCGGAAGCATCGCCGGAGACGTTCGAGCAAGTCAAGCGAGGTGAGGTGACACTTCAAAAGGCCAGAGAGGATCTTGGCCTTGCCAAGCCGAAGAAATCCAAGCCGGCTCCGGCTCCGGCTGATTCCGGACTCGTCACCGTCAACGGCGAACGCAAGTATGACGAAGGCGTTGAGCGTGCGAGAGCGGCTGGTGTGATCCCGGCCGGCGTCGCCGTCACCGTCGAAGATCCCGGCGACGAAGCCGGAGACGTCATCCAGGCCGTTCGCGAGGAACAGGCTGAGGAAGCGGCGAAGGTCGACGACCTGACCGACGACGAATGGATTGCACGTCTGCCGCTGGCGTCGGTTCTCACGGGCGTCTCGCTGACGCGGTTCCGGATGGACGCGCTGTTCTTCCGGGCCTTCGAGCAAAAGATGCGGGGGTCGCTCAAGGCGTTCTACGGCAAGGCGGCGAAGGCTTATTACAAGGGCTCGTTCCGTGGCGTCGTCGGCTACGGCATCGAGCGGCTGCTTAGGGTTGAGCCTCCCGACCGCTGGCGGAAGTGCCCGCCCACGGACAAGGGCGGATGCGATGGCAAGGGGACGGTGCCCATCGTCGGCGAGTGCGGCCTGTGCAAAGGCCGGGGATACTTGGCGCGCTGATCAGCGCATGAAAAAGCCCCCGTCAGACCCGGGCAAGGCCTGACGGGGGCGGAGATCCTTGGGGCGTCCCGTCGTCGTTCACACGCGAGACATGCTCATGATATCAAACGGCGAGTGCGATGACAAGTGCCACTCGACTCGGATCGCGCTGGATGCGGCGATCGAGTATGCACGCGCCGGGTTCCGGGTTGTTCCATGCCATCCGAGGGCGAAGGAACCGGCGATCGCGGGGTGGCAGCATCGGGCGACGGATGACGAGCGGATGGTCCGGCACTGGTTCGAGAATGGACCGTATCGGAACGTCGCGCTGCTGATGGGGGGCGGAGTCTTCGCCGTGGACCTGGACGGCGACGAAGGTGTTGAGTCCTGGGGGCGGCTCGTTCACGGCCGGAAGGTTCCGTGCACGGCGACGGCGGCGACGGGCGGAGGCGGCTGGCACTACTTGTTCCGGACCACACAGAAGATCGCTCCGCGCGTGGGCGTTGAGACTGGCGTCGACATCCGGGGCGACGGCTCGATCATCGTCGTCGCCCCTAGCATCCACCCAGAGACCGGCAACGCCTATCGTTGGGTCTACCACCCGGGCGACGTCGCCATCGCTCTCGCTCCCGGATGGCTGCTGGACCGGATCCACGATCGGGAGGCGGTGACATCAGATCTTGTGCGACCGCCGGCGATGCCGACTCATGACCGGCCGTGCGAGGACGTCGACGCGCTTGCGGCCAAGGTCATCGACCGATTCCCCGTGCAGCGGCTCCATAGCAGGAACGCGAGGATGCTGAGGGCGACGGCGTTCCTGATCGGCCAGAACTACCGGCTCGACGTCGTGGCAGCGGCCCTTGAACGCTGGTGGCTTCACTTCTACGTCGGGGGAACCATTGGCACGGACCCGCGCGAAGCTCCAGGGATGATCGGCCAGACGATCGAGTCCATGGTCAAGGCTGGGAATATCCGCTTAGCCAGCGCCGGCGTCGACCACGAGGCCGCAATCAGGGCGGTTGAACTGACGCCTGCGCTGGCTCAGATCGTCAGTTCAACACCCAATGTAACTCCTATAGGTATGGGGGGAGAGAAGCCAATACCTAAGGAGTTACATCCCCTCCGGTCCGAGAACGATCGTTGGTTCCTCGAGGCGTTGGGAGTCCACTTCACCTATGAGCGCGGGAGGAGCGAAGGCGACCGGCTGAAGGCCACCAACGGTCAGCTTCGGAACATCATCCGCGACCGGCACAGTGTCGTGCTGAATCCGAACCAGATGGAGCGTCTGAAGCGTAGATACATCACGCGACCTGGGAAGCCGGCTGAACGTTGGGAAGCGGCGGTTCAGGTTGCGACCGGCGACAGTTCAGGCAAGACGTGTGAGTTCGAGTTGACCGGGCTGCTGGAGTTGCTTGATCCCAGGCCGACGGATGCGGCCGTTCCCTCGGAGGAATCACCGTGTCCGATATCGGTTGCCTCGTGAAGTCGCGGGCCAAGCGGAAGCGTCGAGCCGGGCGACGGAAGCCCAACGCACGCGGGAAGGCCGCTATCCCCTCGCTGGCGGCGTTGGCCGCTGCCGAGTTGTACGAACTGCCGTTCGGCAAGTGGAAGGGCTACAGCCTCGCCCAGGTGTTCGAGCGAGACTCAGGCTACGTGGAGTGGCTCGCGCGTGAGGTGAAAGCCATGGCCGGTGAGATGGCACGTGCTTACGTGGCAGGCCGAGCGACCCTGTGACGATGCTCCCGACGTCGAGCGACGACGACGCGATAGAGCGGATGCCAGGGGCCTTGCAGGGCAACCCAAGTGAGGCGAGCCAGCGGCGGGACGGGGAAGGCGACCCCATGGCGAAAACCACAAGCCGCGATCGCGAGCAAAATATGTTTGGGGCAAACGACTCCAGACCGCCACACTCACGGCGACCATGTTTTTGCGTCGTATTGGCACCCCTAATTGCGACGCGAGACCAATTGCACCATTGGTTCCCGCCCAAAAAGCGACCGGCTCTCGATTCGGCAAATTTGCCAAGTCGAGAGCCTACGTGTGATTGACGCTCCAACCTCCCTGGAGAACGCAGCGATGTTCATCGACCGAGACGGCGAAGGCGTGGCGACGTACGGCCTCATGAAGTTCGACCGCGAGTCGGTCGAACGCGCCAGGGACGTCGCAATGGTTGCCATGCACCGCCAGGGCGTGCCGTTGCGGGTCGTCGGCCAGTTCTTCGGATTGCCCAAGTCGACCGCTGGCGACCGCATCAGGGCCGCTGAGGCGCGGGGGCTGGTCTGACTCCGCTCGCTCCCGATCCTCCCGTTCCGCTGAATAATCGGCGATTCCACGCGCGCTGATTCGTGCAACGCAACGCCAAGCGCATATCTACTAGACAGTCGGTGTACGGATGGATATTATATACGAGATATGAAACGGCATCTGCCGACGTCTAGACGCTTTCACGAGACAACGGGAGTTGAGCGATGCAGGTCAAGATGCTCCGGGATTACGTTCTTCCTGACGGTCAGCCGGTATCAGATGGAAACATCGTGGTCGTCAACGAAGAGCTTGGCCACAAGCTGGCGAGGTTCGGCGTCGCTCGGCCTTTTCTCCGCTGTCGCGTGAAGGAGGCTGGGACCATCCTTCGGCGGTGGTGTGACGTCGGCGACGTCGCCGAGACCACCTCCGACGACGACGGCCGGCTTGAATACGAGACGGCGGTTCGCGGCCTGAGGACGGCGCGGTTGGGGGTCAATCAAGAGATCACGGCCGGCGAGACCAAGGTTATTCGGGCTGACATTGCCGTCGACATGGTCATCGCCGGCTGCGTTGAGTTCGCGGAACTGCCGGCAGGCGCTGTGAGCTAAGGGCGGGGGCGGGGCGAGGACGACGCGTTCCAGGTGAGGCGAAAGGGGGCGAGCATGGCGGTTCTGCGAATGGCCAGCGGCAAGGCGATCGAGTACACACCGCGAACCTACTCGTTCGCGAGGGCGTTTCGGGCTGCCGAATTCGCCGTTGGGGTTGATCCCCCGGGATTCGAGGGCGACGTCGCCAGGGCGATCGACGAGACGACGGGCGAAGCGAGGCGACGGCGCGGCGGCTTCAGCGTGCCGATCAGCATGATGCAGGTGAGCCGTCGCAACCTGGACGCGACGTCTTTCGACTCGGCGATTCCCCTGGTCGTCGCGCCGCCGGCCGAGTTCACGGACGTGCTCCGATCGAAATCCGTTCTCGGGGCGATGGGCGCTCGGTTCGTCAGCTTGTACGGCGGCGGTCAGCCCACGGCCATTCCGAAGAAGACGAGCGGAGCCACGGCGGCTTGGGTCGGCGACGGCGGAACCATTCCCGACAGTGACATTGAGTTCGCCAGCGACCCCAGCGCCAAGGCGTTGCAGACTGTCGGCGCTCGCGTGAACATCTCGCGTCTGGCGTGGCAGGCGATGGACGACGATCTCGTCAGCTACTTCGTCGGCGAGTTGGCTGAGGCTCTGGCCGTCGAGGTCGATCGGGCGTCGCTGGTAGGCGCTGGCGGTCTGGAGCCGACTGGCCTGTTCAACCTGGGTGCCGTCCCCACCGTGGCGATCGGGCCAAACGGCGGAGCCTTGACCCGGGCGAAGGCTGTTGAGGCGATGAGGACGGTGCACGCGGCCAACGGCGACGCCCCGGTTGCGGCGCGGATGGGCTGGGTGACGAATCCGGCGGTGGAGGAGAAGCTTCGGAACACGGACGCTTCCACCGGGAACTCCGGCGCGTGGCTGTGGTCGGACTCTGACCGCATCGTTGGCAGACCCGCAATCGCGACCACGAGCGTTCCAAGCGGCTACGCCAAGGGCTCGGGAACGGGGCTCAGCGGCCTCGTCTACGGGAATTGGGCAGACGTCGTCGTCAACCTCAGTCCCTCCATCAGGATGATCGTCGACACCTACAGCGTCGCCGCCAACGGCGGGGCGCGGATATCGGCGTTCCTGGACGTGAAGATCACGTTCCGGCACCTGGAGTCATTCGCAGTCTTCAAAGACGTCGCTACGGTCTGACGACCGCCAGCGTCTGGGCTCGGAATCCGGGGCGTCGGGTGGGAGGACGAGGGACGTGGATCAATATCGGCGGGTTTGCGGAGGGACTCTGGCGCTTCGGAGCGGCGCCGGCGGACGTCAGGCGTTCCGAGGATACGCGGTCGTCTTCAACGAATGGACGACGCTGTCGGAGGACGATCGGATCGTCCAACGCGAGGTCATCCGACCGGGGGCGTTCCGCAACGCGTTGGCGGCGAAACAGGACGTTCGAGCGCTCATCGACCACAACCCAACGCTCGTGCTCGGCCGCACGAAGGCGGGAACTCTCCGGCTCCGTGAGGATCTTCGCGGGCTCGCCGTGGAGATCGATCCTCCCGACACGCAGGCGGGAAGGGACATCGCCGTGAGCCTGAATCGCGGCGACGTCTCTCAAATGTCGTTCGCGTTCCTGCCGCGCAAGGGCGGTTGGGATAGGGTTGTCCGCGATGAAGGCGGTCGCACGATCGTCGAAGACTCGATCAGGGACGCAGACCTATTCGACGTCTCGATCGTGACTTACCCGGCTTACGAGGGAACGTCGATCGGCGTTCGCGGCGGAATCCTGAGCCTGGAAGAAGCCCGCCGCTGGCTGGCGACGAGCCAGGCAGGGGGCAAGGCCGGGTCCAGGTTCGACCCGAAGCGGCCGTTCAAGAAATCCAGTCCCGAGTTCCAGGCGTGGATGGCAGACGCTGGCAAGCGTCTGAAGGCTCTGGAGGCTCGCGCGTGGGATTCCAAGCGTCGGGCGTTGGGGGGTGGACGATGACCCCAACCGTTATCCGACGTCGGCCGGTCTGCGGCCGCTGCGGCTCGTGCATCGTCGAACGCGAGAGCGGATGCGTCGTGAGCGTCATCGGCCGCGATCCACGCCTCTTGGCGTCGTCGACGCTCTGCGACGACTGCTCTGAACGCCTCGCCGAATGGCTGGGTGCCAGGACGCTGCGATCGGCCGAGACGCCTCGCACGGCGGTCGTCGATCCACGGCGTTTCGAGTCCCGTTGACATCGCGGAGCAACGCGCCATGGGCCTGGAAGCGATCGAGAATCGACACGCCGCATCGACTGCGGCTCTGGACGTCCGGTGCCTGAACGCCTACCAGCGGCACCAGTCGTTTGCGAAGGCGGCGAGGGCCGTGGGCGTGACGCTGGCGTTCTGCCGTGCGGCCGTCGAGCGTGCGAGCCAGGTCGAGACCAGGGCTCCGGCCCCGACCCGGCTGCGGCTCACGAGGCCGGAGCCGGCCGCTGTCGACGACGGCGTGAGCCCGTCTGAGGAACGTGGGTGGGTTCGGGACGTCTTCAAGTACGGCATGACGCTCGCGGACGTCGCCGACGCCGCTGGCGTGACCATCGACCGTGTGAAGCGGGGCGTTGCCGCCGCTCGCGCCCGGGGCGTGGACCTGGGCGACGTCCGACAGTGGGTTCCGGATGCGGAGCCGTTGTTCCCGATCGACTCGTTCACGCCTCAGAGCACGTGTCCTCACCATGGGCCGATAGCTTCTGGGTGGCGAGTCTGCTGCATGGTCTGCCATGCGTCGGGGCTCGACGACAGGCCGGAGCTAAAGATCAGCCGCAGGACGGTGCCACGGCATGCGGCTGCGAAGGATCCGACGTCGGAAGTACGAACCAATCACAAGAGGGCGGGGACTCGGCGCGAGCGTCGGGCAGCGATGAAAGGCGGTGCCGTATGAACCAGGCAGCGAAATGGACGCCGGAGCGGATCGAGAACGCGAGGCTCTCGCTGTTGGTCCGCATGACGAACCAGGGCCTCACCTATCGAGCCATCGGCCAGGTTCTTGGGATCTCTCCGTCGACGGTCTGTCGGACGCTTCAGGCGATGCCTCCGGCAAAACGGATCGAGCTGGAGTCGCTCGACTGGCGGGTGTGAGTTCGGTCCTGAACTGAGGTGGATCAAGTGCAAGGGGGTGGCTGATGGCGACGATCGGCAATATCAACGTCGGTAT of the Paludisphaera rhizosphaerae genome contains:
- a CDS encoding helix-turn-helix domain-containing protein, producing MDENPNDLLTTAEVGAVINRATYMVAQYINWHGLPATRRSHRLYVRRSDLDAWRQRPDIAEMLRRGDAAKGVGPTPAERREAKSAAMLAEALGHPATASGA
- a CDS encoding ParB/RepB/Spo0J family partition protein translates to MRVLGSEDPAAFVDARKPGESRPWDGSDLEFHELCTMFPPMDGEAFAMLVESVRKHGPTRTVVLHEGKILDGRHAYRAYREVGVEFKVRDWNGEYGTPLDYVLAENLVRRDLTKSQRAALAVEVKRRRNEEYQGNSIANLNREGRIPKACRVVNVDNSTSDARGEVAKALNVSAGYIHAAEKVAEASPETFEQVKRGEVTLQKAREDLGLAKPKKSKPAPAPADSGLVTVNGERKYDEGVERARAAGVIPAGVAVTVEDPGDEAGDVIQAVREEQAEEAAKVDDLTDDEWIARLPLASVLTGVSLTRFRMDALFFRAFEQKMRGSLKAFYGKAAKAYYKGSFRGVVGYGIERLLRVEPPDRWRKCPPTDKGGCDGKGTVPIVGECGLCKGRGYLAR
- a CDS encoding bifunctional DNA primase/polymerase, with the protein product MISNGECDDKCHSTRIALDAAIEYARAGFRVVPCHPRAKEPAIAGWQHRATDDERMVRHWFENGPYRNVALLMGGGVFAVDLDGDEGVESWGRLVHGRKVPCTATAATGGGGWHYLFRTTQKIAPRVGVETGVDIRGDGSIIVVAPSIHPETGNAYRWVYHPGDVAIALAPGWLLDRIHDREAVTSDLVRPPAMPTHDRPCEDVDALAAKVIDRFPVQRLHSRNARMLRATAFLIGQNYRLDVVAAALERWWLHFYVGGTIGTDPREAPGMIGQTIESMVKAGNIRLASAGVDHEAAIRAVELTPALAQIVSSTPNVTPIGMGGEKPIPKELHPLRSENDRWFLEALGVHFTYERGRSEGDRLKATNGQLRNIIRDRHSVVLNPNQMERLKRRYITRPGKPAERWEAAVQVATGDSSGKTCEFELTGLLELLDPRPTDAAVPSEESPCPISVAS
- a CDS encoding exodeoxyribonuclease X C-terminal domain-containing protein, translating into MSDIGCLVKSRAKRKRRAGRRKPNARGKAAIPSLAALAAAELYELPFGKWKGYSLAQVFERDSGYVEWLAREVKAMAGEMARAYVAGRATL
- a CDS encoding phage major capsid protein, with product MAVLRMASGKAIEYTPRTYSFARAFRAAEFAVGVDPPGFEGDVARAIDETTGEARRRRGGFSVPISMMQVSRRNLDATSFDSAIPLVVAPPAEFTDVLRSKSVLGAMGARFVSLYGGGQPTAIPKKTSGATAAWVGDGGTIPDSDIEFASDPSAKALQTVGARVNISRLAWQAMDDDLVSYFVGELAEALAVEVDRASLVGAGGLEPTGLFNLGAVPTVAIGPNGGALTRAKAVEAMRTVHAANGDAPVAARMGWVTNPAVEEKLRNTDASTGNSGAWLWSDSDRIVGRPAIATTSVPSGYAKGSGTGLSGLVYGNWADVVVNLSPSIRMIVDTYSVAANGGARISAFLDVKITFRHLESFAVFKDVATV
- a CDS encoding HK97 family phage prohead protease, with amino-acid sequence MDQYRRVCGGTLALRSGAGGRQAFRGYAVVFNEWTTLSEDDRIVQREVIRPGAFRNALAAKQDVRALIDHNPTLVLGRTKAGTLRLREDLRGLAVEIDPPDTQAGRDIAVSLNRGDVSQMSFAFLPRKGGWDRVVRDEGGRTIVEDSIRDADLFDVSIVTYPAYEGTSIGVRGGILSLEEARRWLATSQAGGKAGSRFDPKRPFKKSSPEFQAWMADAGKRLKALEARAWDSKRRALGGGR
- a CDS encoding helix-turn-helix domain-containing protein; the encoded protein is MNQAAKWTPERIENARLSLLVRMTNQGLTYRAIGQVLGISPSTVCRTLQAMPPAKRIELESLDWRV